One genomic segment of Drosophila melanogaster chromosome 3R includes these proteins:
- the CG13615 gene encoding uncharacterized protein, producing MENLIWLRLAVLAILVALVSAGNGTTSLICKSNSGNRGVTYMHEKIHLLHRQKRWLTFELGSALTVTANCGKAILDTIPRGLLWLAEITSLYELPAAIEDWIPRHVGKPKAKLPPPPPPPPPPPPPPPPPPPSPPGVPANPVSLPPQPVIVPLNPADPIQSFYFAYPQGIPTLSRRKSYSQQLQMGCPATHLVKDMYGTYYCRPSAMSRRLRRELESQGRRVINEAQNPHGMLFDLISIMATMFNYQPNYCVMRTLCEARHLLAPPGLTLFHDIFRIMLRYVHPEIAHKPKYREAFTAGHSLHKCASLYGPHCRQSFLLLISERFQEKYAS from the exons ATGGAAAACTTAATATGGCTTAGACTGGCGGTTTTGGCCATTTTAGTGGCCTTAGTTTCCGCAGGAAATGGTACCACTTCCCTAATCTGCAAGTCTAACTCCGGGAATAGGGGCGTGACTTACATGCACGAAAAGATCCATCTACTTCATCGCCAGAAGCGCTGGCTCACCTTCGAACTGGGATCTGCTCTAACG GTGACTGCCAATTGCGGTAAGGCGATTCTAGATACGATACCCAGAGGACTTCTTTGGCTGGCAGAGATTACCAGTCTTTATGAACTACCTGCTGCCATTGAAGATTGGATACCCAGGCATGTAGGCAAGCCGAAGGCGAAGCTTCCGCCTCCACCTccgccaccgccacctcctccaccaccacctcctccaccaccaccatctcCACCTGGTGTTCCTGCCAATCCAGTTTCACTGCCACCACAACCCGTGATTGTGCCTCTGAATCCCGCAGATCCCATACAGTCCTTCTACTTCGCCTACCCGCAAGGCATTCCCACGCTGAGTCGCCGCAAATCCTATTCGCAGCAGTTGCAGATGGGATGTCCAGCCACCCATCTGGTCAAGGATATGTACGGAACCTACTACTGCCGACCATCGGCGATGTCCCGTCGTCTGAGAAGGGAACTGGAGAGCCAGGGTAGGAGGGTGATCAATGAGGCACAGAATCCGCACGGCATGCTCTTCGATCTGATATCCATAATGGCCACCAT GTTTAATTACCAGCCCAACTACTGCGTGATGCGCACCCTGTGCGAGGCACGTCATCTGCTGGCTCCGCCGGGCCTAACGCTCTTCCACGACATCTTCCGCATCATGCTGCGCTACGTGCATCCGGAGATAGCCCACAAGCCCAAGTATCGGGAGGCCTTTACTGCCGGCCACTCGCTCCACAAATGCGCCAGTTTGTATGGACCACATTGCCGGCAGAGTTTTTTGCTGCTCATCAGCGAAAGGTTTCAGGAGAAATATGCGAGTTGA
- the CG13616 gene encoding uncharacterized protein, isoform A — translation MRLSRTGHFSLLALCLLLHEVQSQVMSMSSAANRTGEVTKVLRRHKRYLAFPEGSSVSGAVCMTIGMIGNPDVDYLSWAVNWGVAYDLPNHQWVIQHAHGLNATLAKDTIKRRSRRAFYDEVQSLFDNMGFNGRSCVARALCESAKFMLPSVERGNMLQELVRTVFSLPPSPVAAHEPQAHHQYDRIYRRSKRSSRDCHEIYPGCQFSLLALALGKYMAATTTKFSSFNYM, via the exons ATGAGGCTCTCTCGAACTGGCCACTTCAGTTTGCTGGCACTTTGCCTCCTGCTGCACGAGGTGCAATCCCAGGTGATGTCCATGTCATCAGCTGCCAACCGGACAGGGGAGGTGACCAAAGTTCTGCGCCGGCACAAGCGTTATCTGGCATTTCCGGAGGGCTCATCGGTTTCG GGCGCCGTTTGCATGACGATCGGCATGATTGGCAATCCAGATGTTGACTATCTCAGCTGGGCGGTCAACTGGGGCGTGGCATACGATCTGCCCAACCATCAGTGGGTCATCCAACACGCCCATGGACTGAACGCCACCCTGGCCAAGGATACCATTAAGCGGCGATCCCGGCGAGCTTTTTACGATGAGGTGCAGTCTTTATTTGATAA caTGGGTTTCAATGGTCGTTCGTGTGTGGCTCGAGCTCTATGCGAAAGTGCCAAGTTCATGTTGCCGTCGGTGGAACGGGGAAACATGTTGCAGGAGTTGGTCAGGACTGTCTTTAGCCTGCCTCCCTCCCCGGTGGCTGCCCACGAACCACAAGCCCATCATCAGTATGATCGAATCTACCGTCGATCCAAGCGGAGCTCACGGGATTGCCATGAAATCTATCCAGGATGTCAGTTTTCACTACTGGCTTTGGCATTGGGCAAATATATGGCGGCCACAACCACGAAGTTTAGTTCATTTAACTATATGTGa
- the CG13616 gene encoding uncharacterized protein, isoform B — protein MRLSRTGHFSLLALCLLLHEVQSQVMSMSSAANRTGEVTKVLRRHKRYLAFPEGSSVSVAPFA, from the exons ATGAGGCTCTCTCGAACTGGCCACTTCAGTTTGCTGGCACTTTGCCTCCTGCTGCACGAGGTGCAATCCCAGGTGATGTCCATGTCATCAGCTGCCAACCGGACAGGGGAGGTGACCAAAGTTCTGCGCCGGCACAAGCGTTATCTGGCATTTCCGGAGGGCTCATCGGTTTCGGT GGCGCCGTTTGCATGA